The nucleotide window GGAAGCCAGTTGCCACGGTTGATACGAATGATGCAGTCATATTCTTCAACTTCCGTCCAGACCGTGCGATTCAACTTTCTACGGTATTTACAGGTGAGCCATTTGAAGGAATTACTTATTGCAAAAAGCACCCAACGAATTTGAAATTTGTTACGTTTACACATTATAGTGATGAAGTAAAGGCTCAAGTAGCATTCGAATCGGATAACCTTGTCAACACAGTTGGGGAAGTTATCGCAAAAAGCGGGAAAACTCAACTACGTATTGCCGAAACCGAAAAGTATCCGCACGTGACGTTTTTTATGAGCGGAGGGCGTGAGGAAAAATTCGCTGGAGAAGAACGTATTTTAATCGCCTCTCCAAAAGTGGCAACCTATGATTTGAAGCCAGAAATGAGTGCATATGAAGTAACTGAGTCCCTGTTACAAGCAATTGCTGCGGATAAGTATGATGCAATCATTTTAAACTTTGCTAACCCTGATATGGTTGGTCACTCAGGTATGCTAGAACCAACGATTAAAGCAATCGAAGCGGTAGATGAATGTTTAGGAAAAGTGGTCGATGCGATTGTCGCTAAGGGCGGGCAAGCAATTATTACAGCCGATCACGGTAACTCAGATGAGGTTGTAACAATCGATGATCAGCCTATGACAGCACATACGACAAACCCAGTCCCAGTTATCGTAACAAAACGCGGAGTTATGCTACATGAAGATGGAATTTTAGCTGACTTAGCACCAACAATGCTAGATTTACTAGACATTGAACAGCCTGTAGAGATGACAGGAAAATCATTAATTAATCATTAATTATGCCAAACGAAGAATAAGCCTTCGCACGGTTGATTATATAGCTTGCAAAATTGCAAGTACCTAATAAATTTACTTACAGAGGAGATTTTTATTATGCCATTCATTACTCAAGTATATGCTCGTGAAGTATTAGACTCTCGCGGTAACCCAACAGTAGAAGTAGAAGTATTTACAGAATCAGGTGCATTCGGACGTGCAATCGTGCCATCTGGTGCATCAACTGGTGAATATGAAGCAGTAGAATTACGTGATGGAGACAAAGGCCGTTACTTAGGTAAAGGTGTTGAAAAAGCGGTAGAAAACGTAAACACAGTTATCGCTGAAGAATTAGAAGGTCAATACTCTGTATTAGACCAAGTTGTAATCGATCAAGCGTTAATCGAGCTTGACGGTACAGACAACAAAGGTAAATTAGGTGCAAACGCAATTTTAGGTGTTTCAATGGCAGTAGCACACGCAGCAGCGGATTATTTAGATATTCCTTTATACCAATACTTAGGCGGCTTCAACTCAAAACAATTACCA belongs to Solibacillus sp. FSL R7-0682 and includes:
- the gpmI gene encoding 2,3-bisphosphoglycerate-independent phosphoglycerate mutase encodes the protein MPKQPVALIILDGFAFREEVKGNAVAQANKPNFDRYWHAYPHATLIASGEAVGLPEGQMGNSEVGHLNIGAGRVVYQSLTRIHKSIREGDFFHNEQFLEAVEHAKAHGSKLHLMGLLSDGGVHSHYEHLFALLKLAKANNIKEVYVHGFLDGRDVGPTTALDYIRETEKQMEEIGVGKFASIHGRYYAMDRDRRWERVQLTYDALVNGTGSTAASATAGVRSSYDRDVVDEFVIPFVITEEGKPVATVDTNDAVIFFNFRPDRAIQLSTVFTGEPFEGITYCKKHPTNLKFVTFTHYSDEVKAQVAFESDNLVNTVGEVIAKSGKTQLRIAETEKYPHVTFFMSGGREEKFAGEERILIASPKVATYDLKPEMSAYEVTESLLQAIAADKYDAIILNFANPDMVGHSGMLEPTIKAIEAVDECLGKVVDAIVAKGGQAIITADHGNSDEVVTIDDQPMTAHTTNPVPVIVTKRGVMLHEDGILADLAPTMLDLLDIEQPVEMTGKSLINH